From Candidatus Eremiobacterota bacterium, the proteins below share one genomic window:
- a CDS encoding TGS domain-containing protein: protein MPANLTPQYIAAEQRFRDAKTNEEKISALEEMYATIPKHKGTEKMQADIRRRIKKLTLDSAKKQSGKSQFSYHVEKEGARQVIIAGFPNSGKSALLSSVTNAKSEVADYPYTTRKVIPGMMKFENVPIQMVDTPAISDEFMETWLPGIIRNADGLVLTVDLGAQDPLEQLETVIGRLQQAKILLADQPSREEALQSAARIRTLVACTKAESEEAMENFSVLRELYGARFPLIALSCLRSEHLEEFKRGIFEWLEIVRVYTRAPGRKADPDHPHVLAKGSTVLDLARAIHKEFEEKFKYARIWGSKKYEGQMVQKDYVLQDQDTIELHSA, encoded by the coding sequence ATGCCGGCGAATCTCACTCCCCAGTACATTGCAGCGGAGCAGCGCTTCAGGGATGCAAAGACAAACGAGGAGAAAATAAGCGCCCTTGAAGAGATGTATGCCACTATCCCGAAGCACAAGGGCACCGAGAAGATGCAGGCCGACATCAGGCGGAGAATAAAGAAGCTCACCCTTGATTCGGCGAAGAAGCAGTCCGGGAAAAGCCAGTTCAGCTACCATGTGGAAAAGGAAGGGGCGCGGCAGGTCATTATCGCGGGATTTCCCAACTCGGGGAAATCGGCGCTCCTCTCATCGGTGACCAATGCAAAAAGCGAGGTGGCCGACTACCCTTACACGACACGGAAGGTCATTCCCGGCATGATGAAGTTTGAAAATGTCCCGATACAGATGGTCGATACGCCTGCCATATCGGATGAGTTCATGGAGACATGGCTCCCCGGAATCATAAGAAATGCCGACGGTCTTGTCCTGACCGTCGATCTCGGGGCCCAGGATCCTCTGGAGCAGCTCGAAACCGTCATAGGGCGACTCCAGCAGGCAAAGATCCTGCTTGCTGACCAGCCCTCCCGTGAAGAGGCCCTTCAAAGCGCTGCCCGCATAAGAACCCTTGTGGCATGCACCAAGGCTGAGAGCGAAGAGGCCATGGAAAATTTTTCCGTGCTCAGGGAGCTCTATGGTGCAAGGTTCCCCCTGATTGCCCTCTCATGCCTGCGGAGCGAGCACCTCGAAGAGTTCAAGCGCGGGATTTTCGAATGGCTCGAGATAGTGAGGGTCTATACGAGGGCTCCCGGCAGGAAGGCCGACCCGGACCATCCCCACGTGCTCGCGAAAGGGAGCACCGTCCTGGACCTGGCCCGGGCAATCCACAAGGAGTTTGAAGAAAAATTCAAATATGCCCGCATCTGGGGCTCAAAAAAATACGAGGGGCAGATGGTGCAGAAGGACTATGTGCTCCAGGACCAGGACACCATAGAGCTCCATTCCGCCTGA
- a CDS encoding NHL repeat-containing protein: protein MKKLVLLMCAVAVLLLVCASQPGWAEQYRLVKHFGYLDGWGNAMRFPTGIFVQEGKGTKYDCDDRCKYLKKGYEAKCRDSAKKDDTRIFVADWDSHRLEKYDMDGHLLKRYGDICPMKPYDLVIDNKGAIHSSCEYYDRIRKVNSKGYVAHVFFPNYTNYAEIGTDLVASCDDPRGMALCPRGNIVIADYGYRKIFVFDDQKRYITSFSTTVDGDYDALPETEKKDMDPLPRPIDVAVDGQGNCYVCYNKVFGVRKFNAQGQLSSDFPRTLSLPGSEMKLGGLALDRNGSIFVTDMTKCMVHKISPQGSVVASWGRNGQLPGDFYHPMGIAVDSKDRVYVVDHGNHRVQVFAP, encoded by the coding sequence ATGAAAAAGCTCGTATTACTGATGTGCGCTGTGGCGGTGCTGCTGCTGGTGTGTGCCTCACAGCCGGGGTGGGCAGAACAGTACAGGCTGGTGAAACATTTTGGGTACCTTGACGGGTGGGGTAATGCCATGCGCTTCCCGACAGGTATCTTTGTGCAGGAAGGCAAGGGCACCAAGTATGATTGTGATGACCGGTGCAAGTATCTCAAAAAAGGCTATGAGGCCAAGTGCAGGGATTCGGCAAAAAAAGACGACACAAGGATCTTTGTTGCCGACTGGGACAGCCACCGCCTGGAAAAATATGACATGGACGGCCACCTTCTCAAGAGGTATGGCGACATCTGCCCCATGAAACCCTATGATCTCGTCATCGACAACAAGGGCGCCATTCACTCATCCTGCGAGTATTATGACAGGATCAGAAAAGTCAATTCCAAGGGCTACGTTGCCCATGTCTTTTTCCCCAATTATACGAACTATGCCGAGATTGGCACCGATCTGGTGGCTTCCTGCGACGATCCCCGCGGAATGGCCCTCTGCCCCCGCGGCAATATAGTGATAGCCGACTACGGCTACAGGAAGATTTTTGTCTTTGACGACCAGAAGCGCTATATCACGAGCTTCTCCACCACCGTGGACGGCGATTATGATGCGCTGCCCGAGACGGAGAAGAAGGATATGGATCCCCTTCCCAGGCCCATCGATGTGGCAGTTGACGGCCAGGGAAATTGCTACGTGTGCTACAATAAGGTCTTCGGCGTGAGAAAGTTCAACGCGCAGGGTCAGCTCTCTTCCGATTTCCCCAGGACCCTCTCCCTTCCCGGGAGCGAGATGAAGCTCGGCGGCCTTGCCCTTGACAGGAACGGCTCGATTTTCGTCACCGACATGACCAAGTGCATGGTCCACAAGATTTCGCCTCAGGGCTCCGTGGTGGCCTCATGGGGCCGGAACGGCCAGCTGCCAGGCGATTTCTACCACCCCATGGGAATAGCTGTTGATTCAAAGGACCGTGTTTACGTGGTGGATCATGGCAACCACCGGGTGCAGGTTTTCGCGCCTTAG
- a CDS encoding energy transducer TonB, producing the protein MEAREVRFVRRRKWTVLHKAILISLIFHLVLIPVISLTGKAPNSRFNPDKFQVFFVDAVPAGDEKPSSGDAPRREAPEEKLFDVDLAKTPVITASEPPPLPGEAPPPLISFTQDREPPPGSPPPELTGGSPQGDEGGGSAGGGSGDGTGTGAGTGAMVAPTALAGGCKLFILPPKEAPLPLTNALAFCEGITRSETFSAKSIEMTVSLDQEGQPSNIRLVRSCGNKEIDNAVLELMGLMRFDTAHLASAPQYYLTLVVVNNEISAKGSQ; encoded by the coding sequence ATGGAAGCTCGTGAAGTTCGCTTTGTGCGCAGAAGGAAATGGACGGTTCTCCATAAGGCCATTTTGATTTCCCTGATCTTTCACCTGGTGCTCATACCAGTCATTTCACTCACGGGAAAGGCACCAAATTCGCGTTTTAATCCTGACAAGTTCCAGGTTTTCTTTGTCGATGCCGTTCCTGCCGGAGATGAGAAACCCTCATCAGGGGATGCGCCCCGCCGTGAAGCTCCAGAGGAAAAGCTCTTTGATGTCGATCTCGCAAAGACGCCGGTAATCACCGCGTCGGAGCCACCACCCCTTCCCGGCGAAGCGCCCCCTCCCCTGATTTCCTTCACTCAGGACCGTGAGCCACCGCCTGGCAGTCCGCCGCCCGAGCTTACCGGCGGCTCCCCCCAGGGTGATGAAGGGGGAGGCTCTGCGGGAGGAGGCTCCGGTGACGGGACAGGAACAGGCGCAGGCACGGGCGCAATGGTGGCGCCTACCGCCCTGGCAGGCGGCTGCAAGCTCTTTATTCTCCCGCCCAAAGAGGCGCCTCTCCCGTTGACAAATGCCCTCGCATTCTGTGAAGGCATCACCAGGTCAGAGACTTTTTCCGCAAAATCAATCGAGATGACCGTCTCTCTCGATCAGGAAGGCCAGCCGTCAAATATCAGGCTTGTCCGTTCATGCGGCAACAAGGAAATCGACAATGCGGTGCTGGAGTTGATGGGCCTGATGCGCTTTGACACGGCGCACCTGGCGAGCGCGCCTCAGTACTATCTCACCCTTGTCGTGGTGAATAATGAGATCTCCGCCAAGGGCTCTCAGTAA
- a CDS encoding diguanylate cyclase, whose amino-acid sequence MKSRVLIADDDSAFRSMIRVALEAEEYDVSEASDGQQCIEKALKDNPHIILLDVVMPTMDGLKACSLLRGMASTKQIPIIILTVKSEVEHKLEGFGCGADDYLPKPFDPSELAARIGAILARTHEMKNRVENLETLYHKVSSANEFLRKQMIIDELTSLYNYRYFMKRLEEEVNRCIRYSRHFTLILFDLDDFARINSIYGHQFGDRILKEIGFILLNMLRGIDIVARYGGEKFIALLPETDLPGAESVASRIQSKINRLEAAEGSQRLMEKITISGSVCLFPDHGGSTDEILASAEKSIEKAKRQGKHLIITAEA is encoded by the coding sequence ATGAAATCCAGGGTTCTTATCGCAGACGATGACAGTGCATTCCGCAGCATGATCCGCGTTGCGCTCGAAGCTGAGGAATACGACGTTTCCGAGGCATCGGACGGCCAGCAGTGCATAGAGAAGGCTCTTAAAGACAATCCCCATATCATTCTCCTCGATGTAGTGATGCCTACCATGGATGGCCTTAAGGCCTGCAGCCTGCTGAGAGGCATGGCTTCCACGAAGCAGATTCCCATCATAATCCTTACGGTAAAGAGTGAAGTTGAGCATAAGCTTGAGGGATTCGGATGCGGTGCCGATGATTACCTTCCCAAGCCTTTCGATCCCTCGGAGCTTGCCGCACGGATAGGAGCCATTCTTGCAAGAACTCATGAAATGAAGAACCGTGTGGAAAACCTGGAGACTCTTTATCATAAGGTCTCTTCGGCCAACGAATTCCTCAGAAAGCAGATGATAATTGATGAGCTCACCTCGCTCTATAACTACCGCTACTTCATGAAGAGACTCGAAGAGGAGGTAAACCGCTGTATCCGCTACAGCAGGCATTTTACCTTGATACTTTTTGACCTGGATGACTTCGCGAGGATTAACAGCATTTATGGCCACCAGTTCGGCGACAGGATCCTCAAGGAGATAGGCTTCATTCTTCTCAATATGCTGAGGGGGATTGACATAGTGGCGCGTTACGGGGGGGAGAAGTTTATCGCGCTCCTGCCCGAGACTGACCTTCCCGGCGCCGAGAGCGTAGCCTCACGAATTCAGAGCAAGATAAACCGCCTAGAGGCGGCAGAAGGTTCCCAGAGGCTCATGGAGAAGATCACGATAAGTGGTTCCGTGTGCCTCTTTCCTGACCATGGGGGAAGCACCGACGAGATCCTTGCATCGGCGGAAAAGAGCATAGAGAAGGCAAAAAGGCAGGGCAAGCACCTCATTATCACCGCAGAAGCATAG